In Helianthus annuus cultivar XRQ/B chromosome 3, HanXRQr2.0-SUNRISE, whole genome shotgun sequence, a single window of DNA contains:
- the LOC110927561 gene encoding uncharacterized protein LOC110927561, with translation MKPSLMCYLLVIHIFLYEAQGIRLGKSIVLARNHQEIITERLSSNPDVESAMVTEPSSGINRELMAKTISSSSTIRKYKNGSKTDLKFTHARVGREETFPDVIDLTGMDYSPARRNPPIHNLIDKKS, from the exons ATGAAGCCTTCTTTGATGTGCTATCTCTTAGTTATCCACATTTTCCTTTATGAAGCTCAAG GTATCAGGCTGGGAAAAAGTATTGTATTAGCTAGGAACCATCAAGAAATCATCACCGAG CGTTTATCAAGCAATCCAGACGTCGAATCCGCCATGGTTACTGAGCCTTCATCAG GAATAAATAGAGAACTTATGGCAAAAACAATATCTTCAAGTTCAACCATCAGG AAATACAAGAATGGCTCGAAAACAGACCTAAAGTTCACTCATGCGCGAGTTGGAAGGGAGGAGACTTTTCCGGATGTCATAGACTTAACGGGGATGGATTATTCTCCGGCCAGGAGAAACCCTCCGATACACAATTTAATCGATAAAAAGAGTTAG